One segment of Microbacterium arborescens DNA contains the following:
- a CDS encoding YceD family protein, with translation MREFAFSVPAPDKWGEGLVSVAAGQPIDLEVRLESVHEGILATAEADTVYDGVCGRCLTELTRPLRIEFQELFGYSGDEASDFEVQDDHVDLETPVRDSIVLALPFQPVCQPDCPGLDPVTGEKLTPGTEPAEQVQIDPRWAALTAYTPDHDDADHRVAPDTEKS, from the coding sequence ATGCGGGAGTTCGCGTTCAGCGTGCCCGCGCCCGACAAGTGGGGCGAGGGTCTCGTCTCCGTCGCTGCGGGCCAGCCGATCGATCTCGAGGTACGCCTCGAGTCGGTGCACGAGGGCATCCTGGCGACCGCTGAGGCCGACACCGTCTACGACGGTGTGTGCGGTCGGTGCCTCACGGAGCTGACACGCCCCCTCCGAATCGAGTTTCAGGAGCTCTTCGGGTATTCTGGGGACGAAGCGTCCGACTTCGAGGTTCAAGACGACCACGTGGATCTTGAAACTCCGGTCAGGGACTCGATCGTCCTGGCGCTTCCGTTCCAGCCGGTGTGTCAGCCGGATTGCCCCGGGCTCGACCCGGTCACGGGTGAGAAGCTGACGCCGGGAACGGAACCTGCCGAGCAGGTGCAGATCGACCCGCGCTGGGCCGCGCTGACGGCCTACACCCCAGACCACGACGACGCAGACCACCGCGTCGCGCCCGACACAGAGAAGAGCTAG
- the rnc gene encoding ribonuclease III, whose amino-acid sequence MTENITERSALTDKLGVDIDPELLSLALTHRSYAYENGGTPHNERLEFLGDSILGQAVTVHLFRTHPDLDEGALAKRRASVVSTVALAEVARTIGLGDHIMLGRGETQTGGRDKDSILADAMEAVIGAAFLSAGAEKAQDLVLRLVAPLLADPARYGAAMDPKTSLQELAAHLGVAPPVYAIEASGPDHNRVFTATVTVGDVSRQGVGSSKKQAEMAAALSVWHELSARA is encoded by the coding sequence GTGACTGAGAACATCACCGAGCGCTCGGCGCTCACCGACAAGCTCGGGGTCGACATCGACCCCGAGCTTCTGTCGCTCGCCCTCACTCATCGGTCGTATGCCTATGAGAACGGCGGGACGCCCCACAACGAGCGCCTGGAATTCCTCGGCGACTCGATCCTGGGCCAAGCCGTCACCGTGCACCTCTTCCGCACCCATCCCGACCTCGATGAGGGGGCGTTGGCCAAGCGGCGTGCGAGTGTCGTCTCGACGGTCGCTCTCGCCGAGGTCGCTCGGACGATCGGGCTCGGCGACCACATCATGCTCGGCCGCGGCGAGACGCAAACCGGCGGGCGCGACAAGGACTCGATCCTCGCCGACGCGATGGAGGCCGTGATCGGCGCGGCGTTCCTGTCGGCGGGGGCCGAGAAGGCGCAAGACCTCGTGCTGCGATTGGTCGCCCCCCTGCTAGCGGATCCGGCGCGGTACGGCGCTGCCATGGACCCGAAGACTTCGCTGCAGGAGCTGGCGGCCCATCTGGGGGTCGCGCCGCCCGTATACGCTATCGAGGCGTCGGGACCGGACCACAACCGCGTGTTCACCGCGACCGTCACGGTTGGCGACGTGTCACGCCAAGGCGTGGGGAGCAGCAAGAAACAGGCGGAGATGGCTGCGGCCCTGTCTGTGTGGCACGAGCTGTCAGCCCGTGCCTGA
- the mutM gene encoding bifunctional DNA-formamidopyrimidine glycosylase/DNA-(apurinic or apyrimidinic site) lyase: MPELPEVEVVRAGLEPAVVGARIEACTVLDPRALTRHVGTPESFERELTGRSLKAVARRGKFLWFPVQGTGRAVIAHLGMSGQMLLREPGAPTERHERIRWDIVHPEHGELAVLFVDQRTFGSLAVDDLEATADGAAGGRGTDAALVPGQVRHIARDPLDPAFDAPRFHRELARRSSGIKRVLLDQAVVSGIGNIYADEALWAARIHPETAASLLSRPARERLLEAVVAVMTKALAEGGTSFDAQYVNVNGQAGYFAHSLEAYGRTGAECSRCGSAIIRVAFTNRSSHYCPRCQRRR; encoded by the coding sequence GTGCCTGAACTGCCCGAGGTCGAGGTCGTTCGTGCCGGGCTCGAGCCTGCCGTCGTCGGTGCGCGTATCGAGGCGTGCACGGTCCTGGACCCTCGCGCGCTCACCCGACACGTCGGGACGCCGGAGTCGTTCGAGCGCGAGCTGACCGGCCGCTCGTTGAAGGCGGTAGCGCGCCGCGGCAAGTTCCTGTGGTTCCCGGTGCAGGGCACGGGTCGCGCTGTGATCGCGCACCTCGGGATGAGCGGGCAGATGCTGCTCCGCGAGCCGGGTGCGCCCACCGAGCGTCACGAGCGCATTCGCTGGGACATCGTTCATCCCGAGCACGGCGAGCTCGCCGTGCTCTTCGTCGACCAGCGGACCTTCGGCTCCCTCGCAGTGGACGATCTCGAGGCCACCGCCGACGGAGCCGCAGGCGGGCGGGGAACCGATGCTGCACTGGTTCCGGGTCAGGTGCGACACATCGCCCGCGACCCCCTCGACCCGGCCTTCGACGCGCCGCGCTTTCATCGGGAGCTGGCCCGCCGCTCGTCGGGCATCAAGCGCGTCCTGCTCGACCAGGCTGTGGTCAGCGGCATCGGCAACATCTACGCCGACGAGGCGCTGTGGGCTGCCCGCATTCACCCGGAGACCGCGGCATCCCTCCTCTCGCGGCCTGCGCGTGAACGCCTCCTCGAGGCCGTCGTCGCGGTCATGACGAAGGCTCTTGCAGAGGGCGGTACGAGTTTCGACGCCCAGTACGTCAACGTCAACGGGCAGGCCGGCTACTTCGCTCACTCGCTCGAGGCCTACGGGCGCACCGGAGCGGAATGTTCGCGGTGCGGGTCCGCGATCATCCGGGTCGCGTTCACGAATCGCTCATCGCACTACTGCCCGCGCTGCCAGCGGCGGAGGTGA
- a CDS encoding amino acid permease, producing the protein MSSSEAPRNEAREDVSDAALVNEEKGYSKNLSARQINMIAIGGSIGTGLFLGAGGRLETAGPSLVLSYALCGLFAFFILRALGELVLHRPSSGSFVSYAREFFGEKAAFVSGWFYWVSWATTAIVDITAAALYMNFFGKYVPWIGAVPQWVWALTALVLVLTLNLLSVKVFGELEFWFAFIKVGALVSFLAVGAYFVFFGTPIDGQDVGFALLSGNGGFFPNGLLPMILVMQGVIFAYASIELIGTAAGETKNPEKVMPRAINAVIIRIVIFYVGSVLLLALLLPYTAYSAGESPFVTFFASIGVQGVDTLMNFVVLTAALSSLNAGLYSTGRILRSMSSAGSAPRFANRMSRAGVPYGGILLTAVVALVGVFLNYIAPSEAFETVLNVSAVCIVVTWATIIVCQLRLKHLSDRGAMVRPSFRMIGAPYTGYLTLLFLLFVLVMTFVSSPQTMVVTAVMSAGMAAGWFACRRRIAQIAASREGYTGVYPVVPSPFGEDEAPSARPVTRG; encoded by the coding sequence ATGTCCAGCAGTGAAGCCCCTCGCAACGAGGCGAGGGAAGACGTGTCGGATGCCGCGCTGGTGAACGAGGAAAAGGGCTACAGCAAGAATCTGTCTGCCCGCCAGATCAACATGATCGCGATCGGCGGTTCGATCGGGACCGGGCTCTTCCTCGGCGCCGGTGGCCGGCTCGAGACCGCGGGGCCGTCTCTCGTGCTGTCCTACGCCCTCTGCGGTCTTTTCGCGTTCTTCATCCTCCGCGCACTCGGGGAGCTGGTGCTCCACCGGCCGTCGTCGGGCTCGTTCGTGTCTTACGCCCGAGAGTTCTTCGGAGAGAAGGCCGCCTTCGTGTCCGGATGGTTCTACTGGGTGTCGTGGGCGACGACGGCGATCGTCGACATCACCGCCGCTGCCCTGTACATGAACTTCTTCGGAAAGTACGTCCCGTGGATCGGTGCGGTGCCCCAATGGGTCTGGGCTCTGACTGCTCTCGTCCTGGTGCTCACCCTCAACCTGCTCTCCGTCAAGGTGTTCGGTGAGCTCGAGTTCTGGTTCGCATTCATCAAAGTCGGTGCGCTCGTCAGCTTCCTCGCGGTCGGTGCGTACTTCGTGTTCTTCGGTACGCCGATCGACGGTCAGGACGTCGGTTTCGCGTTGCTTTCGGGCAACGGCGGCTTCTTCCCCAACGGGCTGCTGCCCATGATCCTGGTGATGCAGGGCGTCATCTTCGCCTACGCGTCGATCGAGTTGATCGGCACCGCGGCCGGCGAGACCAAGAACCCGGAGAAGGTGATGCCGCGCGCCATCAATGCCGTGATCATCCGCATCGTGATCTTCTACGTCGGCTCCGTGCTGTTGCTGGCCCTCCTGCTGCCGTACACCGCGTACAGCGCGGGGGAGAGCCCGTTCGTCACCTTCTTCGCCTCCATCGGCGTGCAGGGCGTGGATACGCTGATGAACTTCGTGGTCCTCACGGCGGCGCTGTCCTCGCTGAACGCCGGCTTGTACTCCACCGGCCGCATCCTCCGGTCCATGTCGTCGGCAGGGTCGGCGCCGAGGTTCGCGAACCGGATGAGCCGTGCGGGTGTGCCGTACGGCGGTATCCTGCTCACCGCTGTGGTCGCGCTCGTCGGGGTCTTCCTGAACTACATCGCGCCGTCGGAGGCGTTCGAGACCGTGCTCAACGTTTCGGCCGTGTGCATCGTCGTCACCTGGGCGACCATCATCGTCTGTCAGCTGCGGCTGAAACACCTGAGCGACCGGGGAGCGATGGTCCGCCCGTCCTTCCGCATGATCGGCGCCCCGTACACCGGGTACCTGACACTGCTCTTCCTGCTGTTCGTGCTCGTCATGACCTTCGTGTCGTCTCCACAGACGATGGTCGTGACGGCCGTCATGTCAGCCGGCATGGCGGCGGGATGGTTCGCGTGTCGTCGGCGCATCGCACAGATCGCCGCCTCACGGGAGGGGTACACCGGGGTCTACCCCGTCGTGCCGAGTCCGTTCGGTGAGGATGAGGCCCCGTCGGCGCGGCCTGTAACAAGGGGTTAG
- a CDS encoding 2'-5' RNA ligase family protein, producing MASLRGQQYIVLRPTVAVAAFYESEQSKLLTRLPGSTPHPNTGHVTLRGLYEPDRVHVVRDLIESWADAMTPIDLIVDAIDGFPPPFAVLIARLARTKSLTEAYSSLTELLDATDVRRIGELPLDDWVFHLSIAYASALDEQEWHDVLAASARAVTSSPRERVSSVDFVWYDDDGEHIDSFALRSS from the coding sequence TTGGCGTCACTGCGTGGCCAGCAGTACATCGTTCTCAGGCCGACAGTCGCGGTGGCGGCCTTCTACGAGAGCGAGCAGTCGAAGCTTCTGACGCGGCTGCCAGGCTCGACGCCGCACCCGAACACCGGGCACGTCACACTCCGCGGGCTCTACGAGCCGGACCGAGTGCACGTGGTGCGGGACCTCATCGAGTCATGGGCCGACGCCATGACGCCGATCGACCTGATCGTCGATGCGATCGACGGGTTCCCGCCCCCGTTCGCAGTCCTCATCGCGCGGCTTGCGCGTACGAAATCCCTGACCGAGGCGTACTCGAGCTTGACCGAGCTGCTCGACGCCACCGATGTTCGCCGGATCGGGGAGCTTCCGCTCGACGACTGGGTGTTCCACCTCTCAATCGCGTACGCGAGTGCGCTCGACGAGCAGGAGTGGCACGACGTCCTCGCGGCGAGTGCGCGAGCAGTGACGTCCTCTCCGCGTGAGCGTGTCTCATCTGTCGACTTCGTCTGGTACGACGACGACGGCGAGCACATCGACAGCTTCGCCTTGCGGTCATCCTGA
- the coaD gene encoding pantetheine-phosphate adenylyltransferase codes for MSNRIAVVPGSFDPPTLGHLDVIRRAAALYDQLHVLVVHNPGKEAMLPIAQRQALLEQSIDEAGIEGEIVVAAWSMGLLVDYATDVGAGILVKGIRSQVDVAYETPMAIVNRHLARIETVFLLPDPAHALVSSSLVRQVASLGGDVAPFVPGPVARFLDTGSRGI; via the coding sequence ATGAGCAACCGGATCGCGGTCGTGCCCGGCTCCTTCGATCCGCCGACCCTCGGCCATCTCGATGTGATCCGTCGGGCTGCGGCTCTGTACGACCAGCTCCACGTCCTGGTGGTCCACAACCCCGGCAAAGAGGCGATGCTCCCCATCGCGCAGCGGCAGGCGCTTCTCGAGCAGTCGATCGACGAGGCCGGCATCGAGGGCGAGATCGTGGTTGCGGCGTGGAGCATGGGTCTGCTCGTCGACTATGCCACCGACGTCGGCGCCGGCATCCTCGTCAAGGGCATCCGCTCGCAGGTCGACGTGGCCTACGAGACGCCGATGGCGATCGTGAACCGACACCTCGCCCGGATCGAGACCGTGTTCCTGCTTCCCGACCCGGCGCACGCGCTCGTGTCGAGCTCGCTCGTGCGACAGGTCGCCTCGCTCGGCGGAGACGTCGCGCCGTTCGTACCGGGGCCCGTCGCCCGCTTCCTCGACACGGGATCGCGCGGCATCTGA
- the rpmF gene encoding 50S ribosomal protein L32 has translation MAGNPPKRKVSRSNTRSRRAQWKAEAPALVKTIENGKVVYSRPHQAKVVTDSQGTELFLEYKGRKVADV, from the coding sequence ATGGCAGGTAACCCCCCGAAGCGGAAGGTCTCCCGCTCCAACACGCGTTCGCGTCGCGCGCAGTGGAAGGCCGAGGCTCCCGCCCTCGTCAAGACCATCGAGAACGGCAAGGTCGTCTACAGCCGCCCCCACCAGGCGAAGGTCGTCACCGACTCGCAGGGCACCGAGCTGTTCCTCGAGTACAAGGGTCGCAAGGTCGCTGACGTCTGA
- the thiL gene encoding thiamine-phosphate kinase — MPEPASATPVGSLSEEAVLAHILECLGPSDALVGPGDDAAVLRLSDARVVVTTDTLIHGPDFRLAWSSGRDLGAKAAAVNLADVAAMGARPVALFVALAMPPETTIGFVGELAAGLREACEELAPGCRVAGGDLTSSDTLTVAVTAIGELEPGRAPVLRSGARPGDVVAICGDVGLAAAGLDILFERFRDERGAAITVDAGSLSDSERAAVAGQLRPRPPIASGVVAARSGATAMMDVSDGLVRDARRLARSSGVTVDLERSALGVDSDRALRGGEDHALLATFPEGTALPAGFRAIGSVSEAGSIPLTVDGRAERSAGGWDPYRDWDGAGG; from the coding sequence ATGCCCGAGCCCGCATCCGCCACCCCCGTCGGCTCGCTCTCGGAAGAGGCGGTGCTCGCGCACATTCTCGAATGCCTCGGTCCCTCGGATGCCCTTGTCGGGCCGGGCGACGACGCGGCGGTCCTCCGTCTCAGCGACGCGCGCGTCGTCGTGACCACGGACACGCTCATCCACGGTCCCGACTTCCGTCTCGCGTGGTCGTCGGGTCGAGACCTCGGCGCGAAGGCAGCGGCGGTCAATCTCGCCGACGTCGCCGCGATGGGTGCACGCCCCGTCGCGCTGTTCGTCGCGCTGGCGATGCCTCCCGAGACGACCATCGGGTTCGTGGGCGAGCTCGCGGCCGGCCTCCGTGAGGCCTGCGAGGAGCTCGCACCGGGATGCCGGGTCGCCGGGGGCGATCTCACCAGTTCTGACACGCTCACGGTCGCCGTCACCGCGATCGGCGAGCTGGAACCCGGTCGCGCTCCGGTGCTGCGGTCGGGTGCGCGTCCCGGCGACGTCGTGGCGATCTGCGGAGATGTCGGGCTCGCGGCGGCGGGTCTCGACATCCTGTTCGAACGGTTCCGCGATGAGCGAGGCGCCGCCATCACTGTCGACGCCGGGTCGCTGTCCGACTCAGAGCGTGCGGCGGTGGCGGGCCAGCTCCGCCCGCGCCCGCCCATCGCCTCTGGGGTGGTCGCGGCGCGCTCTGGGGCCACCGCGATGATGGACGTCTCCGACGGACTCGTGCGGGATGCCCGTCGGCTCGCCCGTTCGTCCGGCGTGACGGTCGACCTCGAACGGAGTGCGCTCGGCGTGGACAGCGATCGTGCTCTCCGCGGCGGGGAGGATCACGCCCTCCTCGCGACCTTCCCCGAGGGGACGGCCCTGCCGGCGGGCTTCCGTGCGATCGGTTCGGTGAGTGAGGCCGGTTCCATCCCGCTCACCGTCGACGGTCGGGCGGAGCGGTCAGCCGGCGGATGGGATCCCTATCGCGACTGGGACGGTGCCGGCGGCTGA
- a CDS encoding FadR/GntR family transcriptional regulator, with the protein MAEDAKPGVLAPIRRVPAAEAVLRALRKAIRDGTFPVGSKLPSEAKLAAEFGVSRPVVREALLGCATLGLTVTRTGSGTRVVSQTEDEGLKLGRYSARELSEARPHIEMPAVALAAAHRSDDDVATLRQLIDEMEAITRGELDGGIIRWVELDARFHTTIARLSRNGIFERMVGEIREAMVRQSGFLTLVAARAEESDVEHRRILEAIAAGAPGEASAAMSHHLRAVDAAVDRIDRL; encoded by the coding sequence ATGGCTGAAGACGCGAAACCGGGCGTGCTCGCACCCATCCGCCGGGTACCAGCAGCCGAAGCCGTGCTTCGAGCGCTCCGCAAGGCGATCCGTGACGGGACCTTCCCCGTCGGTTCGAAGCTGCCGTCCGAGGCCAAGCTCGCCGCCGAGTTCGGTGTCAGCCGGCCGGTCGTTCGCGAAGCGCTCCTCGGGTGCGCGACCCTGGGCCTGACCGTCACCCGGACGGGGAGTGGGACTCGCGTCGTCTCGCAGACCGAGGACGAGGGCCTGAAGCTCGGCCGCTACTCGGCTCGTGAACTGTCCGAGGCTCGACCCCATATCGAGATGCCCGCTGTCGCCCTCGCCGCTGCACATCGGAGCGACGACGACGTCGCGACGTTGAGGCAGCTGATCGACGAAATGGAAGCCATCACGCGCGGCGAGCTCGACGGCGGCATCATCCGGTGGGTCGAGCTCGACGCCCGATTCCACACGACCATTGCGCGACTGAGCCGCAACGGCATCTTCGAGCGCATGGTCGGCGAGATCCGCGAGGCCATGGTTCGGCAATCCGGATTCCTGACCCTCGTCGCAGCCCGCGCGGAAGAATCCGACGTCGAGCACCGCCGCATCCTCGAAGCCATCGCGGCTGGAGCGCCGGGCGAGGCTTCGGCTGCCATGAGCCATCATCTGCGCGCCGTGGACGCGGCCGTGGATCGTATCGACAGGCTGTGA
- a CDS encoding ATP-dependent DNA helicase RecG, which translates to MPQVDLDTPLVQAVGEKVAATLSRAFSMSTVGDLLAHYPRRYARRGELTPISSLPVGEMATIVAEVKSVSERPMRQRRGSLIEVVISDGVGEATLTFFGQKWRLQELRVGRQGIFSGKVGVFKGKQQFAHPDYELFDDEVEARVTAVARSLEPIPIYSATSTITSWQLRKIIADVIGRLGDVPDPLPDELRERRQLLDARTALVQVHTPTVPEQVRPGFETLRMHEAFVLQAALLQHRIQVRQLAATARPAGDLLEQFDAALPFERTPDQIAVGDAIADDLVNEWPMNRLVQGEVGSGKTLVALRAMLQVAQSGGQAALIAPTEVLAAQHVRSIAKMLGPRLAPELMPTLLTGAQPAAERRKAALRAASGQARIVVGTHALLSASTTFADLGLVVVDEQHRFGVEQREALRAKGTSPHVLVLTATPIPRTVAMTVFGDLDVSTIRTMPTGRAGISTFVAPLAEKPGWFGRVWERVAEEVAAGRQAFVVCAAIDAEKAVVDDTDDAGMLEDGTRTRTRWGVVQATAMLAQHPSFADLTVATLHGKMPADEKDAVMQAFARGEIDVLVATTVVEVGVDVPNASTMVILEAERFGVSQLHQLRGRVGRGSVPGLCLLVTEADPDTAARSRVEAVAATTDGFSLAEVDLELRGEGDVLGDAQSGARSSLRLLRVVADADLIAQARDEAASVLQHDPDLSGHPGLAAAIARRLGEEERGALHRN; encoded by the coding sequence ATGCCGCAGGTCGACCTGGATACCCCGCTGGTGCAGGCCGTGGGTGAGAAGGTCGCCGCGACTCTGTCGCGCGCGTTCTCGATGTCGACGGTCGGCGACCTGCTCGCGCACTACCCGCGTCGCTACGCCCGTCGGGGTGAGCTGACCCCCATCTCGTCCCTTCCCGTGGGCGAGATGGCGACGATCGTCGCCGAGGTGAAATCGGTGTCCGAGCGTCCCATGCGTCAGCGTCGCGGGTCGCTGATCGAGGTCGTCATCAGCGACGGTGTCGGCGAGGCGACACTGACCTTCTTCGGACAGAAATGGCGGCTGCAAGAGCTCCGTGTCGGGCGGCAGGGCATCTTCTCCGGCAAGGTCGGCGTGTTCAAGGGGAAGCAGCAGTTCGCCCACCCCGACTACGAGCTCTTCGACGACGAGGTCGAGGCGCGCGTGACGGCCGTGGCACGAAGCCTCGAACCGATCCCCATCTACTCCGCCACGAGCACCATCACGAGCTGGCAGCTGCGCAAGATCATCGCCGACGTGATCGGCCGGCTCGGCGACGTGCCCGATCCGCTGCCCGACGAACTGCGCGAACGCCGTCAGCTCCTCGATGCACGGACGGCGCTCGTCCAGGTGCACACACCGACTGTCCCCGAGCAGGTGCGTCCGGGGTTCGAGACGCTCCGCATGCACGAGGCCTTCGTCCTCCAGGCGGCGCTGCTGCAACATCGCATCCAGGTGCGGCAGCTCGCCGCCACCGCGCGGCCCGCGGGCGACCTGCTCGAGCAGTTCGACGCCGCCCTCCCGTTCGAGCGCACGCCCGATCAGATCGCTGTCGGCGACGCGATCGCCGACGATCTCGTCAACGAATGGCCGATGAACAGATTGGTGCAGGGCGAGGTCGGATCGGGCAAGACGCTCGTGGCCCTGCGGGCGATGCTGCAGGTCGCGCAGTCCGGAGGCCAGGCTGCGCTCATCGCGCCGACCGAGGTTCTCGCCGCGCAGCACGTGCGATCGATTGCGAAGATGCTCGGCCCGCGACTGGCGCCCGAGCTCATGCCCACGCTGCTCACCGGGGCGCAGCCCGCGGCCGAACGGCGAAAGGCCGCCCTGCGCGCGGCATCCGGGCAAGCGCGGATCGTCGTGGGCACCCACGCGCTGCTGAGCGCCTCGACGACATTCGCCGATCTCGGTCTGGTCGTCGTCGACGAGCAGCACCGGTTCGGCGTCGAGCAGCGCGAGGCGCTTCGCGCGAAAGGCACCTCCCCGCACGTGCTCGTCCTGACCGCGACGCCGATTCCGCGGACGGTGGCGATGACGGTCTTCGGAGACCTCGACGTCTCCACGATCCGCACGATGCCGACCGGGCGCGCGGGCATCTCCACGTTCGTCGCGCCCCTCGCCGAGAAGCCGGGATGGTTCGGCCGTGTGTGGGAGCGCGTGGCGGAAGAGGTCGCGGCCGGCAGGCAGGCCTTCGTCGTGTGTGCGGCGATCGACGCCGAGAAGGCCGTCGTCGACGACACCGACGACGCGGGCATGCTCGAAGACGGAACGCGAACGCGCACACGCTGGGGAGTCGTGCAGGCCACCGCGATGCTTGCACAGCATCCGTCGTTCGCAGACCTCACCGTGGCGACGTTGCACGGCAAGATGCCAGCCGACGAGAAGGATGCCGTCATGCAGGCCTTCGCCCGCGGTGAAATCGACGTACTCGTGGCCACGACCGTGGTGGAGGTCGGCGTCGACGTGCCCAATGCCTCGACGATGGTGATCCTCGAGGCCGAGCGCTTCGGTGTGTCGCAGCTGCACCAGCTCCGCGGACGCGTCGGCCGGGGGAGCGTGCCCGGGCTGTGTCTCCTCGTCACCGAGGCCGACCCCGACACGGCTGCGCGGTCGCGCGTAGAGGCAGTAGCGGCCACGACCGACGGCTTCTCCCTCGCCGAGGTCGACCTCGAGCTCCGAGGCGAGGGAGACGTCCTGGGCGACGCTCAGTCGGGCGCGCGGTCATCGCTGCGTCTCCTGCGCGTCGTCGCTGATGCCGATCTGATCGCGCAGGCGCGCGACGAGGCCGCGTCGGTGCTGCAGCACGACCCCGATCTGTCGGGGCATCCCGGGCTCGCCGCCGCCATCGCGCGGCGCCTGGGCGAAGAGGAGCGCGGCGCGCTCCACAGGAACTAG
- a CDS encoding 1-acyl-sn-glycerol-3-phosphate acyltransferase, with translation MLRRAIARLFWTFSRWRLVSTPAPTGPTILIGAPHTSNWDFVLMLAIAWRLQIPIRWLGKKSLFRGWRRGPMRRLGGIPVDRDDPSRVVEDVLAQIAAGEVFGLVITPDGTRTSRNGWKSGFYRIARASGLPVTLGYVDRTTMTTGLGPTIELTGDVAADMDVIREFYADKAGFRPELRSEPRLRDEERGSAGDDTVTRAAGPS, from the coding sequence ATGCTCCGACGCGCGATCGCCCGCCTCTTCTGGACGTTCAGCCGCTGGCGCCTCGTCAGCACCCCCGCCCCCACAGGGCCGACCATCCTCATCGGCGCGCCGCACACCTCCAACTGGGACTTCGTGCTGATGCTCGCGATCGCGTGGCGCCTGCAGATACCCATCCGTTGGCTCGGCAAGAAGAGCCTGTTCCGCGGCTGGCGGCGCGGCCCGATGCGTCGTCTGGGCGGCATCCCCGTCGATCGCGACGACCCCTCGCGCGTCGTCGAGGATGTGCTCGCGCAGATCGCCGCGGGCGAGGTGTTCGGTCTCGTCATCACCCCTGATGGGACGCGCACCTCCCGTAACGGGTGGAAGTCGGGCTTCTATCGCATCGCCCGCGCCTCGGGCCTGCCCGTGACCCTCGGGTACGTCGATCGCACCACCATGACCACCGGCCTCGGCCCGACGATCGAGCTCACGGGCGACGTCGCCGCCGACATGGACGTCATCCGCGAGTTCTACGCCGATAAGGCCGGGTTCCGTCCCGAGCTGCGCAGCGAGCCGCGCCTGCGCGACGAGGAACGCGGCAGCGCCGGCGACGACACTGTCACGCGGGCTGCGGGGCCGTCATGA
- the rsmD gene encoding 16S rRNA (guanine(966)-N(2))-methyltransferase RsmD: protein MTRIIAGSAGSLVLRVPDRGTRPTSDRVRESLFGGLDASGILDGARVLDLYAGSGALGLEAVSRGAASVDLVEKSTAAAAVTERNARTVARAVGSSAVRVHRSSADAFLQSASGPFDLVFVDPPYDLDDEALAVTLALLGEVAAPGAIVIVERASRSPEPRVPALLEPLRSKRYGDTALWWFERAIDDDQPPAPSQSR, encoded by the coding sequence ATGACGCGGATCATCGCCGGCTCCGCGGGATCGCTCGTCCTGCGGGTTCCCGATCGGGGCACCCGCCCGACGAGCGACCGGGTGCGCGAATCGCTCTTCGGCGGGCTCGACGCGTCGGGCATCCTCGACGGCGCCCGCGTGCTCGACCTCTATGCCGGCTCCGGCGCCCTCGGACTCGAGGCTGTCAGCCGTGGAGCGGCGTCCGTCGACCTCGTCGAGAAGTCGACCGCGGCAGCCGCGGTGACCGAGCGGAATGCGCGCACTGTCGCCCGTGCCGTCGGCTCATCGGCCGTCCGAGTCCATCGCAGCAGCGCCGACGCATTCCTCCAGTCGGCATCCGGGCCCTTCGACCTCGTCTTCGTCGACCCGCCATACGACCTCGACGACGAAGCCCTCGCGGTCACTCTCGCGCTGCTGGGCGAGGTCGCCGCGCCGGGTGCGATCGTCATCGTCGAACGCGCCAGCCGCTCCCCCGAGCCCCGTGTTCCGGCGCTCCTCGAACCGCTGCGCAGCAAGCGCTACGGCGACACTGCGCTGTGGTGGTTCGAACGCGCGATCGACGACGATCAGCCGCCGGCACCGTCCCAGTCGCGATAG